Proteins encoded in a region of the Canis lupus familiaris isolate Mischka breed German Shepherd chromosome 1, alternate assembly UU_Cfam_GSD_1.0, whole genome shotgun sequence genome:
- the AIG1 gene encoding androgen-induced gene 1 protein isoform X12, translating to MALVPCQVLRVAILLSYCSILCNYKAIEMPSHQTYGGSWKFLTFIDLCLRLKAWLPPQQHLPTTGYQVAGARTEVGAARWWAMWRGTQTCC from the exons ATGGCGCTCGTCCCGTGCCAGGTGCTGCGGGTGGCGATCCTGCTGTCCTACTGCTCTATCCTGTGCAACTACAAGGCCATCGAGATGCCCTCGCATCAGACCTACGGCGGGAGCTGGAAATTCCTGACGTTCATTGATCTG TGCTTGCGTCTGAAGGCCTGGCTGCCCCCGCAGCAGCACCTCCCGACCACCGGTTACCAGGTAGCTGGGGCGCGAACGGAGGTGGGCGCAGCCAGGTGGTGGGCTATGTGGAGGGGAACGCAGACCTGCTGCTAA